The following coding sequences lie in one Montipora foliosa isolate CH-2021 chromosome 11, ASM3666993v2, whole genome shotgun sequence genomic window:
- the LOC137976049 gene encoding nuclear cap-binding protein subunit 3-like gives MEFEELKVEIPADDGDDEEKEFPFNLERRYENKTGCFVTGFDVTSKEALERKARRAKRFGLHQRNKHIEQTETSQSEQEPDTMLPSLDVKDLPPIPEGALRLDSLLMHGVDDMSTKDVFSYFESYGPGSVEWIDDSSCNVVWDDDYTASRVLLEIGKEIDGQTAIDDNDMNDSVEMKWRLGPPHQKAKCLLLRLSTKKDKKRPGAAQRSLYYLVNGNPNTTSRIGAKKGLVSASRKRKIQKERERVKYMFSEGPDVLFLDKIDEDGDEKMEIDEPPLKVMVTNEDSVMRAEPSNVRMRMYADSLEEDESEDESDDDKREKRDKWKGRIGKKQEEREQKSDEVVKPSLKTLDLRDKLVSRERHGFNFKNRPSLSIEIKEEPAS, from the exons ATGGAGTTCGAAGAATTGAAAGTGGAAATTCCAGCCGATGATGGGGACGATGAGGAGAAAGAATTCCCTTTTAATTtg GAAAGGCGATATGAGAACAAGACTGGTTGTTTTGTTACAGGATTTGATGTTACGTCGAAG GAAGCCCTTGAAAGAAAGGCAAGAAGAGCAAAGAGATTTGGACTTCATCAGAGAAACAAACATATTGAGCAAACAGAGACCAGTCAGTCAGAGCAGGAACCTGATACCAT GTTACCCTCTCTGGATGTCAAAGATCTTCCACCAATTCCTGAAG gtGCATTAAGGCTAGATTCCCTTCTTATGCATGGGGTGGACGACATGAGCACAAAGGATGTGTTCTCATACTTTGAAAGTTATGGTCCTGGATCAGTGGAGTGGATTGATGACTCCTCCT GCAATGTAGTGTGGGATGATGATTATACTGCATCTAGAGTGCTGCTGGAAATTGGAAAAGAAATAGATGGACAAACTGCAATAG ATGACAATGACATGAATGATTCTGTTGAAATGAAATGGAGATTAGGACCTCCACATCAGAAAGCAAAGTGCCTTCTTTTGCGATTATCTACCAAGA AGGATAAGAAACGACCAGGAGCAGCTCAGAGAAGTTTGTATTACTTAGTCAACGGAAATCCTAACACAACCAGTCGCATAG GTGCAAAAAAAGGTCTTGTTAGCGCATCAAG AAAAAGAAAGATACAGAAGGAGAGGGAACGCGTTAAATACATGTTTTCTGAAGGACCGGACGTTCTTTTTCTCGATAAAATCGACGAAGATGGAGACGAAAAAATGGAAATAGACGAACCGCCCCTAAAGGTTATGGTCACCAATGAAGATTCCGTGATGAGGGCCGAACCTTCCAATGTACGCATGCGTATGTATGCTGATTCCTTGGAAGAGGATGAGAGTGAAGATGAGAGCGATGACGATAAAAGGGAAAAGAGGGATAAATGGAAAGGGAGGATTGggaaaaaacaagaagaaaggGAACAGAAAAGCGACGAAGTGGTCAAACCATCTCTTAAGACGCTAGACTTGCGTGATAAACTCGTGAGTAGAGAGCGGCACGGATTTAATTTCAAGAACAGACCGTCTTTGTCTATAGAAATCAAGGAAGAACCGGCTTCTTGA